The following are encoded in a window of Cucurbita pepo subsp. pepo cultivar mu-cu-16 chromosome LG12, ASM280686v2, whole genome shotgun sequence genomic DNA:
- the LOC111807192 gene encoding stem-specific protein TSJT1-like, translating into MLGVFSSSIISPPDELVAAGCRTPSPKISSTALAKRFADSNTAAVSLQIGDHVHLAFTHHNESPLRPRSLAVKEEIFCLFEGALDNLGSLRNQYGLPKSTNEVILVIEAYKALRDRAPYPVDHVVGHFSGSFAFILFDNSTSTLFVASDQFGKVPLYWGITADGYVAFADDAGLLKGACGKSLASFPQGCFYSTSVGELRCYENPKNKITAEPAPEEEIWGAKFKVEGPPAAVSATGLGYQNFPMEIS; encoded by the exons ATGTTGGGCGTATTTAGCAGTTCGATTATATCGCCGCCGGACGAACTGGTGGCTGCCGGCTGCCGGACTCCGTCGCCGAAGATATCGTCCACGGCGCTGGCCAAGCGGTTCGCGGATTCCAATACTGCCGCCGTCTCCCTCCAGATCGGTGACCATGTCCACCTCGCCTTCACTCACCATAACGAGTCTCCCTTGCGCCCCAG ATCACTGGCGGTGAAGGAGGAGATCTTCTGCTTGTTCGAAGGAGCTCTAGACAATTTGGGGAGCTTGAGGAACCAATACGGCCTTCCCAAATCCACCAATGAAGTCATCCTAGTAATCGAAGCTTACAAAGCTCTTCGTGATCGAGCTCCATATCCGGTCGATCATGTCGTCGGCCATTTCAGCGGCAGCTTCGCGTTCATCCTCTTCGACAACTCCACCTCCACCCTCTTCGTCGCCTCT GATCAGTTCGGGAAGGTGCCTTTGTATTGGGGAATCACCGCTGATGGATATGTCGCGTTCGCCGATGATGCTGGTTTACTCAAAGGCGCTTGTGGAAAATCCCTCGCTTCGTTTCCACAAG GCTGTTTTTactccacatcggttggagaattGAGATGCTACGAGAATCCGAAGAACAAGATAACTGCTGAACCTGCTCCTGAAGAAGAGATCTGGGGTGCAAAATTCAAG GTGGAGGGGCCGCCAGCGGCTGTATCAGCCACAGGGTTGGGGTATCAAAATTTCCCAATGGAGATTTCATAG
- the LOC111807612 gene encoding basic 7S globulin-like, with translation MAVPKSRFLLLLLCFSALFHGGAFSPVIPVNKDSVTNQYLATLYHGSPIKPVHLAVDLGGRFLWMACGGSSSRRPILSRSIQCIAAVGGGRSGSSGSACDVIAGNPFGDLEGKAVLVEDTVAVRSLDRSTAAVIVALHSCAPRFLLQGLAKSAKGVLGLGRNQISLPAQIATELGFHRRFSVCLSSTNGVVFPDSGNLDSVYGSEISSSLTYTPILTKKIDASQSPEYFINVKAIKVDGNRLDLNKSLLDLDGGSGGGTRLSTVVPYTTLESSIFNSLTAAFRVAAAAMNMKEVAPVAPFEACFESENMEMTATGPKVPEIELILQSEMVGWKINGRNSMVKVNDETLCLGFVDGGLKPRNAVVLGGYQMEDIVLDFDMGTSMLGFSSSLLQRKKSCSEFSPENLPIRAG, from the coding sequence ATGGCCGTTCCCAAATCtcgctttcttcttcttcttctctgtttctcaGCCCTCTTCCATGGCGGAGCCTTCTCTCCGGTCATTCCCGTCAACAAAGATTCCGTTACTAATCAGTATTTGGCCACGCTCTATCATGGCTCTCCGATTAAGCCTGTCCATCTCGCCGTTGATCTTGGCGGCCGGTTTCTCTGGATGGCTTGTGGTGGTTCTTCCTCCCGCCGGCCGATTCTCAGTCGGTCTATTCAGTGCATAGCGGCGGTTGGTGGGGGTAGATCTGGGTCTTCTGGCAGCGCGTGTGATGTAATTGCTGGGAATCCGTTTGGGGATTTGGAAGGGAAGGCGGTGCTGGTTGAGGATACGGTCGCCGTGAGGTCTTTGGACCGGTCAACGGCGGCGGTGATTGTTGCGCTTCATTCTTGTGCTCCGAGGTTTCTTTTACAAGGTTTGGCGAAGTCGGCTAAAGGAGTTTTGGGGCTTGGCCGGAATCAAATCTCCCTTCCGGCTCAGATCGCGACTGAGCTCGGTTTTCACCGGCGATTTTCCGTTTGTCTTTCGTCGACGAACGGCGTTGTTTTTCCGGATAGTGGAAACCTAGACTCTGTTTATGGATCTGAAATTTCGAGTTCTTTGACTTACACGCCGATTTTGACGAAGAAAATCGACGCCTCGCAGTCGCCGGAGTATTTCATCAACGTTAAAGCCATCAAAGTCGACGGTAACCGCCTCGATCTGAACAAGTCGCTTCTCGATTTGGATGGCGGAAGCGGCGGAGGGACGAGATTAAGCACGGTTGTTCCATACACCACACTAGAGAGTTCCATCTTCAACTCTCTGACGGCGGCTTTCAGAGTAGCAGCGGCCGCGATGAACATGAAAGAAGTGGCGCCGGTGGCGCCATTTGAGGCGTGTTTTGAATCGGAAAACATGGAGATGACAGCGACAGGGCCGAAAGTGCCGGAGATTGAACTGATTTTGCAGAGCGAAATGGTGGGATGGAAAATTAATGGAAGAAATTCTATGGTGAAGGTGAACGATGAAACTCTGTGTTTAGGGTTCGTCGACGGTGGATTGAAGCCAAGAAACGCCGTCGTTTTGGGAGGGTATCAAATGGAGGATATCGTCCTGGATTTCGACATGGGGACTTCCATGCTCGGATTTAGCTCCTCTTTGTTGCAGAGGAAGAAATCTTGCTCGGAATTTTCGCCGGAAAATTTACCGATCAGAGCCGGATGA